One genomic window of Pieris rapae chromosome 15, ilPieRapa1.1, whole genome shotgun sequence includes the following:
- the LOC110992255 gene encoding uncharacterized protein LOC110992255 codes for MVRNVPSIILKCCSLGCVIAAGGLWAGTELELRPKNRDEQTLVGGAIWSQTTIPLGLIISLVVEDKLYTFVHAYFLFAGAVLLVTTGLFLVCLEFKRLKQHRSHRLSDVLEHAAQITLTRPFDKIYFTIGVLCILASILTFLDFLYIIIM; via the exons ATGGTACGCAATGTACcgagtataattttaaaatgttgtagcTTGGGTTGTGTTATTGCTGCTGGTGGTCTTTGGGCTGGGACTGAATTAGAATTAAGACCTAAGAATAGAGATGAACAGACACTCGTTGGTGGTGCAATATGGTCCCAAACAACAATTCCGCTTGGGCTAATAATAAGCCTGGTGGTAGAAGATAAGCTCTACACATTCGTTCACGCCTATTTTTTATTCGCTGGTGCAGTTTTATTGGTGACAACTGGGTTATTCTTG GTTTGCTTAGAATTCAAAAGACTAAAGCAGCACAGATCGCATAGACTGAGCGATGTTTTGGAACATGCCGCGCAGATTACTCTAACGAGGccttttgataaaatttacttCACTATCGgagttttatgtatattagcAAGTATTCTCACCTTTTTAGACTtcctttacattattattatgtaa
- the LOC110992254 gene encoding uncharacterized protein LOC110992254, translating into MAIEPSNYGTFSVHVKDFQLCKGPKRRDCCDIKAKMLNDVDLSYDIVIKEDIIPTRGKVYASVNGKSVIRLQMKKPCDHLFMKPLFQALLNVTDDCTFRKGKHHIQVNLDTVAQKYYGGMFLYGNITFKSVYYNDKCNLSCSVLQVELLPKTNTILAKN; encoded by the exons ATGGCTATTGAGCCATCAAATTAT GGTACATTCTCAGTACACGTGAAAGACTTTCAGCTGTGTAAGGGTCCAAAACGCAGAGACTGTTGCGATATCAAGGCTAAAATGCTCAACGATGTCGACTTATCATATGACATTGTGATCAAAGAGGACATCATTCCGACCAGG GGGAAAGTATATGCAAGTGTCAATGGAAAGAGCGTCATCCGTCTGCAAATGAAAAAGCCTTGCGATCATCTCTTCATGAAGCCACTTTTCCAAGCGTTACTAAATGTGACAGATGATTGCACCTTTCGTAAA GGTAAGCATCACATACAAGTGAATTTAGacacagttgctcaaaaataCTATGGTGGCATGTTCTTGTATGGaaatattacgtttaaatCAGtgtattataatgataaatgtaatttgtCCTGTTCAGTTTTACAAGTGGAATTACTCCCGAAGACGAATACTATTTtggcaaaaaattaa